A DNA window from Camelina sativa cultivar DH55 chromosome 17, Cs, whole genome shotgun sequence contains the following coding sequences:
- the LOC104758548 gene encoding uncharacterized protein LOC104758548, whose amino-acid sequence MFLLTCFKPKFYRKSKSTTSYMKIRLDIVRKKRIAMVRNYKTDIVNFLNNEQDCEAYRRAELLLEELRIISCYDLIERFCDCISENLPLMLKKRECPEECREAVSSLIYATAWVPDVPELKDLRAVFTKRFGNFTASSVNHELVEKTGSRRLPSRELKIQTLKDIANEFSINWDPTALKLMLLTETSALQIEGKIERGADDPKTEREKSIIDDQSDDESVLSESTWRGDLLSKGSFSSSSSSSPSSLRRESVRKKKRKEILPYGIISPPYNEEKEENRKSTDRENSRFLGIQGSKSLTSTNTSNNEVSTTRENERTSSFQRPKLLDYDDVVARLAAMRRR is encoded by the exons ATGTTTCTTCTTACGTGCTTCAAACCAAAGTTCTACAGAAAAAG CAAATCTACAACCAGCTACATGAAGATTCGGCTTGATATAGTGAGGAAAAAAAGGATTGCGATGGTTAGAAACTATAAAACAGATATTGTCAATTTCCTCAATAATGAGCAAGATTGTGAAGCTTATAGAAGA GCAGAACTATTACTCGAAGAGCTTAGAATAATATCGTGCTACGATCTCATCGAGCGATTCTGCGATTGTATCTCTGAAAATCTCCCATTAATGCTGAAGAAAAg GGAATGTCCTGAAGAATGCAGAGAAGCTGTTTCCTCTCTGATATATGCAACAGCGTGGGTTCCTGATGTTCCTGAACTTAAGGATCTTAGAGCCGTGTTTACGAAAAGATTTGGAAATTTTACTGCTTCATCTGTAAATCATGAG CTAGTTGAGAAAACTGGATCGAGAAGACTACCTTCACGGGAGCTCAAGATTCAGACTTTGAAAGATATTGCGAATGAGTTTTCCATTAACTGGGATCCTACAGCTCTGAAACTGATGCTACTCACAGAGACTTCAGCTCTGCAG ATTGAGGGGAAGATCGAGAGAGGAGCTGATGATCCGAagactgagagagagaaaagtatCATAGATGATCAAAGCGATGACGAGTCGGTTCTTTCAGAGAGTACTTGGAGAGGAGATTTATTGTCCAAAGGCAGTTTTAGTTCTAGTTCGAGCTCGAGCCCGAGTTCTCTAAGAAGAGAATCtgtaaggaagaagaagaggaaggagattTTACCTTACGGCATAATCTCACCTCCATACAacgaggagaaagaagagaatagAAAGAGTACGGATCGAGAAAACTCAAGGTTCCTTGGAATACAAGGCAGTAAGAGTCTCACAAGCACAAACACAAGCAATAACGAAGTTTCCACAACAAGAGAGAACGAGAGAACGTCTTCGTTCCAGAGACCAAAGCTCTTGGATTATGATGACGTTGTCGCTCGTCTTGCAGCTATGCGCCGGAGATAA
- the LOC104758550 gene encoding kinesin-related protein 4-like, which yields MGCAQSKIENEEAVTRCKERKQLMKDAVTARNAFAAAHSAYAMALKNTGAALSDYSHGEFLVSNHHHHSSSSSAAAAAAIASTSSLPTAVSPPPPTSVADAVSNSNPPAPPSSSSADPIPDTLPPPPPPPPLPLQRAATMPEMNGRSGGGPSGNGLNGIEEDGHLDHDGDDDDDDSEVEENRDRLIRKSKSRGGSTIDDHHHLEEKAPPPPPSTNSRPTPPPRVQQHQQQQQQPFYDYFFPNVETMPGTTLEDTPPQPQVAKPLPPQPRSPVTEEDDDDDDDDDDDDDDDEEEEEEEEAVEERKAPPVEERPKRVEEVSVVELEKVTNLRGMKKSKVMGMAGERRGMRMPGTANLGNVFNELDDSFLKASESAHEVSKMLEATRLHYHSNFADNRGHIDHSARVMRVITWNRSFRGIPNADDGKDDVDLEENETHATILDKLLAWEKKLYDEVKAGELMKIEYQKKVAHLNRVKKRGGHSDSLERAKAAVSHLHTRYIVDMQSMDSTVSEINRLRDEQLYLKLLHLVDAMGKMWEMMHLHHQRQAEISKVLRSLDVSQTVKETNDHHHERTIQLLAVVQEWHTQFCRMVDHQKEYIKALAGWIKLNLIPIESTLKEKVSSPPRVPNPAIQKLLTVWYDRLDKIPDEMARTAIINFAAVISTIMQQQEDEINLRNKCEETRKELGRKIRQFEDWYHKYMQKRGPEGMNPDGSEADNDHKDEVVVRQFNVEQIKKRLEEEEEAYHRQSQQVREKSLASLRTRLPELFQAMSEVAYSCSDMYRAVTYVTQRQSQGERHQKHTQGQGS from the exons ATGGGTTGTGCTCAGTCAAAGATCGAGAACGAAGAAGCAGTGACACGTTGCAAAGAACGAAAACAATTAATGAAAGATGCCGTAACAGCTCGTAACGCTTTCGCCGCCGCTCACTCTGCTTACGCCATGGCTCTTAAAAACACCGGAGCTGCTCTCTCCGATTACTCCCACGGCGAATTTTTAGTctctaatcatcatcatcactcctcctcctcctccgcagctgctgctgctgctatcGCTTCTACTTCCTCCCTTCCCACCGctgtttctcctcctcctcctacttcCGTCGCCGACGCGGTTTCTAATTCTAATCCCCCcgctcctccttcttcttcctccgccgACCCGATTCCTGatactcttcctcctcctcctccacctccgccGCTTCCTCTTCAACGCGCTGCTACTATGCCGGAGATGAACGGTAGATCCGGTGGTGGTCCTTCTGGGAACGGTCTCAACGGAATTGAAGAAGACGGACACCTAGATCACGACggcgacgacgatgatgatgactccGAAGTGGAGGAGAATCGTGACCGTTTGATTAGGAAATCGAAGAGCCGTGGAGGTAGTACGattgatgatcatcatcacctGGAGGAGAAGGCGCCGCCACCTCCTCCGTCGACGAATTCACGGCCAACTCCTCCGCCACGTGTGCAGCAGcatcaacaacagcagcagcaacctTTCTACGATTACTTCTTCCCTAATGTTGAGACTATGCCTGGAACCACCTTAGAAGACACTCCTCCACAACCACAGGTTGCAAAGCCTCTCCCTCCTCAACCACGTTCACCGGTTacagaggaagatgatgatgatgatgatgatgatgatgatgatgacgatgatgatgaagaagaggaagaagaagaagaggcggTAGAAGAACGGAAAGCTCCTCCGGTGGAGGAAAGACCAAAGAGAGTGGAGGAAGTGAGTGTTGTTGAATTGGAAAAAGTTACTAATTTGAGAGGGATGAAGAAGAGTAAAGTGATGGGGATGGCCGGAGAGAGGAGAGGAATGAGAATGCCTGGGACGGCGAATTTGGGGAATGTATTCAATGAGCTTGATGATAGTTTCTTGAAAGCTTCTGAAAGTGCTCATGAGGTTTCTAAGATGCTTGAAGCTACTAGGCTCCATTACCATTCTAATTTTGCAGATAACCGAG GGCATATTGATCACTCTGCTAGAGTGATGCGTGTAATTACATGGAATAGATCGTTTAGAGGAATACCAAATGCTGATGATGGGAAAGATGATGTCGATTTGGAAGAGAATGAAACTCACGCTACTATTCTTGACAAATTGCTAGCATGGGAGAAGAAGCTCTACGATGAAGTCAAG GCCGGTGAGCTCATGAAAATCGAGTACCAGAAAAAGGTTGCTCATTTGAATCGGGTGAAGAAACGAGGTGGTCACTCGGATTCATTAGAGAGAGCCAAAGCAGCGGTTAGTCATTTGCATACAAGATACATTGTTGATATGCAATCCATGGACTCCACAGTTTCAGAAATCAATCGTCTTCGGGATGAACAACTATACCTAAAGCTCCTTCACCTTGTTGATGC GATGGGGAAGATGTGGGAAATGATGCATTTGCATCATCAAAGACAAGCTGAGATCTCAAAGGTTTTGAGGTCTCTAGACGTTTCGCAAACTGTGAAAGAAACAAATGATCATCATCACGAACGTACTATCCAGCTCTTGGCGGTGGTTCAAGAATGGCACACACAGTTTTGCAGGATGGTAGATCATCAGAAAGAATACATAAAAGCACTTGCCGGATGGATAAAGCTAAATCTCATACCTATCGAAAGCACACTCAAGGAGAAAGTATCTTCCCCTCCTCGAGTTCCCAATCCCGCAATCCAAAAACTCCTCACCGTTTGGTATGATCGTTTAGATAAAATCCCCGACGAAATGGCTAGAACTGCCATAATCAATTTTGCAGCGGTTATAAGCACGATAATGCAGCAGCAAGAAGATGAGATAAATCTCAGAAACAAATGCGAAGAGACAAGAAAAGAACTGGGAAGAAAGATCAGACAGTTTGAAGATTGGTACCATAAATACATGCAGAAAAGAGGACCGGAGGGGATGAATCCTGATGGGTCAGAAGCGGATAACGATCATAAAGACGAGGTCGTTGTGAGGCAATTCAATGTAGAACAAATTAAGAAGaggttggaagaagaagaagaagcttaccaCAGACAAAGCCAACAAGTTAGAGAAAAGTCATTGGCTAGTCTTCGAACTCGCCTTCCGGAGCTCTTTCAGGCAATGTCCGAGGTTGCATATTCATGTTCGGATATGTATAGAGCTGTTACGTATGTGACTCAGCGGCAAAGCCAAGGCGAACGGCATCAGAAACATACCCAGGGACAGGGTTCGTAA
- the LOC104758551 gene encoding uncharacterized protein LOC104758551, producing MGCAQSKIENEEAVTRCKERKQLMKDAVTARNAFAAAHSAYAMALKNTGAALSDYSHGEFLVSNHHHHSSSSSAAAAAAIASTSSLPTAVSPPPPTSVADAVSNSNPPAPPSSSSADPIPDTLPPPPPPPPLPLQRAATMPEMNGRSGGGPSGNGLNGIEEDGHLDHDGDDDDDDSEVEENRDRLIRKSKSRGGSTIDDHHHLEEKAPPPPPSTNSRPTPPPRVQQHQQQQQQPFYDYFFPNVETMPGTTLEDTPPQPQVAKPLPPQPRSPVTEEDDDDDDDDDDDDDDDEEEEEEEEAVEERKAPPVEERPKRVEEVSVVELEKVTNLRGMKKSKVMGMAGERRGMRMPGTANLGNVFNELDDSFLKASESAHEVSKMLEATRLHYHSNFADNRGHIDHSARVMRVITWNRSFRGIPNADDGKDDVDLEENETHATILDKLLAWEKKLYDEVKAGELMKIEYQKKVAHLNRVKKRGGHSDSLERAKAAVSHLHTRYIVDMQSMDSTVSEINRLRDEQLYLKLLHLVDAMGKMWEMMHLHHQRQAEISKVLRSLDVSQTVKETNDHHHERTIQLLAVVQEWHTQFCRMVDHQKEYIKALAGWIKLNLIPIESTLKEKVSSPPRVPNPAIQKLLTVWYDRLDKIPDEMARTAIINFAAVISTIMQQQEDEINLRNKCEETRKELGRKI from the exons atGGGTTGTGCTCAGTCAAAGATCGAGAACGAAGAAGCAGTGACACGTTGCAAAGAACGAAAACAATTAATGAAAGATGCCGTAACAGCTCGTAACGCTTTCGCCGCCGCTCACTCTGCTTACGCCATGGCTCTTAAAAACACCGGAGCTGCTCTCTCCGATTACTCCCACGGCGAATTTTTAGTctctaatcatcatcatcactcctcctcctcctccgcagctgctgctgctgctatcGCTTCTACTTCCTCCCTTCCCACCGctgtttctcctcctcctcctacttcCGTCGCCGACGCGGTTTCTAATTCTAATCCCCCcgctcctccttcttcttcctccgccgACCCGATTCCTGatactcttcctcctcctcctccacctccgccGCTTCCTCTTCAACGCGCTGCTACTATGCCGGAGATGAACGGTAGATCCGGTGGTGGTCCTTCTGGGAACGGTCTCAACGGAATTGAAGAAGACGGACACCTAGATCACGACggcgacgacgatgatgatgactccGAAGTGGAGGAGAATCGTGACCGTTTGATTAGGAAATCGAAGAGCCGTGGAGGTAGTACGattgatgatcatcatcacctGGAGGAGAAGGCGCCGCCACCTCCTCCGTCGACGAATTCACGGCCAACTCCTCCGCCACGTGTGCAGCAGcatcaacaacagcagcagcaacctTTCTACGATTACTTCTTCCCTAATGTTGAGACTATGCCTGGAACCACCTTAGAAGACACTCCTCCACAACCACAGGTTGCAAAGCCTCTCCCTCCTCAACCACGTTCACCGGTTacagaggaagatgatgatgatgatgatgatgatgatgatgatgacgatgatgatgaagaagaggaagaagaagaagaggcggTAGAAGAACGGAAAGCTCCTCCGGTGGAGGAAAGACCAAAGAGAGTGGAGGAAGTGAGTGTTGTTGAATTGGAAAAAGTTACTAATTTGAGAGGGATGAAGAAGAGTAAAGTGATGGGGATGGCCGGAGAGAGGAGAGGAATGAGAATGCCTGGGACGGCGAATTTGGGGAATGTATTCAATGAGCTTGATGATAGTTTCTTGAAAGCTTCTGAAAGTGCTCATGAGGTTTCTAAGATGCTTGAAGCTACTAGGCTCCATTACCATTCTAATTTTGCAGATAACCGAG GGCATATTGATCACTCTGCTAGAGTGATGCGTGTAATTACATGGAATAGATCGTTTAGAGGAATACCAAATGCTGATGATGGGAAAGATGATGTCGATTTGGAAGAGAATGAAACTCACGCTACTATTCTTGACAAATTGCTAGCATGGGAGAAGAAGCTCTACGATGAAGTCAAG GCCGGTGAGCTCATGAAAATCGAGTACCAGAAAAAGGTTGCTCATTTGAATCGGGTGAAGAAACGAGGTGGTCACTCGGATTCATTAGAGAGAGCCAAAGCAGCGGTTAGTCATTTGCATACAAGATACATTGTTGATATGCAATCCATGGACTCCACAGTTTCAGAAATCAATCGTCTTCGGGATGAACAACTATACCTAAAGCTCCTTCACCTTGTTGATGC GATGGGGAAGATGTGGGAAATGATGCATTTGCATCATCAAAGACAAGCTGAGATCTCAAAGGTTTTGAGGTCTCTAGACGTTTCGCAAACTGTGAAAGAAACAAATGATCATCATCACGAACGTACTATCCAGCTCTTGGCGGTGGTTCAAGAATGGCACACACAGTTTTGCAGGATGGTAGATCATCAGAAAGAATACATAAAAGCACTTGCCGGATGGATAAAGCTAAATCTCATACCTATCGAAAGCACACTCAAGGAGAAAGTATCTTCCCCTCCTCGAGTTCCCAATCCCGCAATCCAAAAACTCCTCACCGTTTGGTATGATCGTTTAGATAAAATCCCCGACGAAATGGCTAGAACTGCCATAATCAATTTTGCAGCGGTTATAAGCACGATAATGCAGCAGCAAGAAGATGAGATAAATCTCAGAAACAAATGCGAAGAGACAAGAAAAGAACTAGGAAGAAAGATC
- the LOC109129975 gene encoding uncharacterized protein LOC109129975, translating into MMQSGNELMMLQRAVILDEQSYGRWKVRMVQLIRNLGEDAWTAVEEGWEPPYEKTEAGDNITKPKARWTVEEKNLSKYNARALNVIFGAIDDDDFKLVQGCESAKEAWDILQKTHEGNSSVKRTRLDQLASQFEVLRMDPEETISQFSAKMSSIANEAKNLGKTYKNTKLVKKLIRCLPSKYAAHKAVMRVSGNTDTLRFEDLVGMLKSEEMEVAEEQRIHDKGIAFKVDDTNDQLKEIKDNMSLMARNFGKALKRVEKGQGRELACWNRSATGRSCSTPNVSEKEKANRRKEIQCLECGGVGHYKLECPMVKRKEMKAKSDDIADESSDDDDKESISKESYCILYDNWVQLCNEKLLLVKEKLKLEAKVNMLEEECKSEVTTCKELLPAEKESLERKLRNLQELYGLEKERSTSLERELNENHKKIRMLNNGGKKLDEILSMGIVGSQHQGLGYHKEETIELLSRDKSVSFVKSNVNHEAESSILEKVVQQKVLQNYVAEPPVQEKVTTESTRSNRNDWNDESSGVLATSKQLQGHKNQSAAVAFVEQTVRHVQLNSQGVLQHCFVSQVEPKNIIKALEDYFWYKA; encoded by the exons ATGATGCAGTCGGGTAATGAGTTGATGATGCTTCAAAGGGCTGTGATCTTGGATGAACAAAGCTATGGTCGTTGGAAGGTCCGCATGGTTCAGTTGATCCGTAATCTTGGTGAGGATGCTTGGACGGCTGTTGAAGAAGGCTGGGAGCCTCCATATGAGAAAACCGAAGCTGGTGACAATATCACTAAACCTAAGGCACGCTGGACagtggaagaaaaaaacttgtctAAATACAATGCTAGGGCTCTTAATGTTATCTTTGgtgctattgatgatgatgactttaaGCTTGTTCAAGGTTGTGAGTCAGCTAAAGAAGCTTGGGATATTCTGCAGAAGACTCATGAAGGAAACTCAAGTGTCAAAAGAACAAGATTGGATCAGCTTGCTTCTCAATttgaagtcctaaggatggatccAGAAGAGACAATCTCTCAGTTCAGTGCTAAAATGAGTTCTATTGCCAATGAAGCTAAGAATCTTGGTAAAACATACAAGAATACCAAgttggttaaaaaattaattaggtgTCTGCCATCTAAGTATGCAGCACACAAAGCTGTCATGAGAGTCTCTGGAAACACTGATACTTTGAGATTTGAAGATCTGGTTGGTATGTTGAAGTCAGAAGAGATGGAGGTTGCTGAAGAACAGAGAATTCATGACAAAGGGATTGCATTCAAGGTAGATGACACAAACGACCAGCtgaaagagataaaagataacaTGTCCTTGATGGCAAGAAACTTTGGAAAAGCTCTCAAGCGTGTTGAAAAAGGACAGGGACGAGAATTAGCATGCTGGAATCGAAGTGCTACAGGGAGGTCTTGTTCTACGCCAAATGtatctgagaaagaaaaagctAATCGAAGAAAAGAGATTCAATGTCTTGAATGTGGCGGTGTTGGTCATTACAAACTTGAGTGTCCAATGGTTAAGCGCAAGGAGATGAA GGCTAAAAGTGATGATATAGCTGATGAAagctcagatgatgatgataaagaatCAATTTCAAAAGAGAGCTACTGTATTTTGTATGACAATTGGGTTCAGTTGTGTAATGAAAAGCTGTTACTTGTCAAGGAAAAACTAAAATTGGAAGCCAAGGTCAATATGCTAGAAGAAGAATGTAAGTCTGAAGTTACAACTTGTAAGGAGCTACTTCCTGCTGAAAAGGAGTCGCTTGAGAGAAAGTTGAGAAATCTTCAAGAACTCTATGGTTTGGAGAAGGAAAGATCAACAAGCCTTGAAAGGGAGCTGAATGAGAATCACAAGAAGATTAGGATGTTGAATAATGGTGGCAAGAAGCTTGATGAGATACTATCTATGGGAATTGTAGGATCTCAACATCAAGGTCTGGGTTATCATAAAGAGGAGACTATTGAGCTGTTGTCTCGTGATAAATCAGTAAGTTTCGTTAAGAGCAATGTAAATCATGAAGCTGAGTCAAGTATTCTGGAAAAAGTGGTACAACAGAAG GTTCTACAGAATTATGTTGCAGAACCACCTGTACAAGAAAAAGTGACAACTGAATCAACAAGATCCAATAGAAAtgattggaatgatgaatcatcaGGAGTCTTAGCTACATCTAAACAGTTGCAAGGTCATAAGAATCAGTCTGCTGCAGTTGCATTTGTTGAGCAAACCGTTCGTCATGTTCAGCTGAATTCTCAAGGAGTGCtgcaacattgttttgtttcacaGGTTGAACCTAAGAACATTATAAAAGCTCTTGAGGATTATTTTTGGTACAAGGCATGA
- the LOC104758547 gene encoding C-type lectin receptor-like tyrosine-protein kinase At1g52310, giving the protein MELKLGFNRKQALFLISCLALLYLASFDTILSESTQNVTDIKKRSNKVSCPTDWVIGSNQTKCYAYFRNSTSWEKSETFCRTYGGHLASLASSKELSFVQKLCNGNCWIGGRSLNSSSSTSAFHWSWSDPKTPQWNQSMFPKVPVRTRCGNGNGSLSSRANICIAVTNGSTTPIFGERCNVSRAFICTVDSDFKCRNCHKYVIILGVVSGLILLTTFAIILWLLVYKRSKKRRKSRKVSNPASSSSSALVPPSWKIFTSEELRSMTKNFSEGNRLAGDAKTGGTYSGGLSDGTKVAVKRLKRSSFQRKKEFYSEIRRAAKLHHPNVVAIKGCCYDHGERFIVYEFIASGPLDRWLHHVPRGGRSLDWNMRLNIATTLAQGIAFLHDKVKPQVVHRDIRASNVLLDEEFGAHLMGVGLSKFVPWEIMQERTVMAGGTYGYLAPEYVYRNELTTKSDVYSFGVLLLEIVSGRRPTQAVSSSVGWQSIFEWATPLVQANMWLEILDPVITCGLPEASVVQKVVDLVYTCTQNVPSMRPRMSHVVHQLQQLVQPLDVK; this is encoded by the exons ATGGAGCTTAAGTTGGGTTTTAACCGGAAACAAGCactgttcttgatttcttgtttgGCTCTTCTTTATCTTGCGTCCTTTGATACT atattaaGTGAATCAACTCAGAATGTAACTGATATCAAGAAACGATCTAACAAAG TGTCTTGTCCTACCGATTGGGTCATTGGATCGAACCAAACGAAATGCTATGCCTACTTTAGAAACTCAACTTCATGGGAGAAGTCAGAAACGTTCTGTAGAACCTATGGTGGTCATTTAGCATCACTTGCATCGAGCAAAGAActcagctttgttcagaaaCTATGCAATGGGAACTGTTGGATTGGAGGAAGAAGtctgaattcttcttcttctacctcggCTTTCCATTGGAGCTGGTCTGATCCCAAGACGCCTCAATGGAACCAATCCATGTTTCCTAAAGTTCCAGTTCGTACCCGTTGTGGCAATGGCAATGGCAGTTTGTCTTCTCGTGCTAATATATGTATAGCTGTGACAAATGGTTCAACAACGCCAATCTTTGGTGAAAGATGTAACGTGTCTCGTGCTTTCATTTGCACGGTTGATTCTG ATTTTAAATGTcgcaattgtcataaatatgTAATCATCCTTGGTGTTGTCAGCGGTTTGATTCTCTTAACCACATTTGCCATCATATTATGGCTCCTTGTCTACAAACGAAGCAAGAAACGGCGTAAATCCCGGAAAGTATCAAATCCAgcttcgtcatcttcttcagctTTAGTTCCTCCTTCATGGAAGATCTTCACTAGCGAAGAACTGAGATCAATGACGAAGAACTTCAGTGAAGGGAACCGTCTGGCCGGGGATGCAAAAACCGGTGGAACATATAGCGGTGGTTTATCAGATGGGACTAAAGTGGCGGTTAAGAGATTGAAAAGGTCTAGCTTTCAGAGGAAGAAAGAGTTCTACTCTGAGATTAGAAGAGCTGCTAAACTTCATCATCCGAATGTGGTGGCTATCAAAGGTTGTTGTTATGATCATGGAGAACGTTTCATTGTTTATGAGTTCATAGCTAGTGGACCGCTCGATAGATGGCTACACCATGTCCCTAGAGGTGGTAGGAGTTTGGACTGGAACATGAGATTGAACATAGCCACAACTCTTGCCCAAGGAATAGC GTTTCTACACGACAAGGTCAAACCACAAGTGGTGCACCGTGACATCCGTGCGAGCAATGTACTGCTTGATGAGGAGTTTGGAGCTCATTTAATGGGTGTTGGTCTCTCAAAATTTGTTCCTTGGGAAATAATGCAAGAGAGAACTGTCATGGCGGGTGGAACCTATGGTTACCTAGCACCTGAATACGTATACAGAAACGAGCTCACCACAAAGAGTGATGTCTACAGCTTCGGAGTCCTTTTGCTTGAGATTGTAAGCGGCCGTAGACCGACTCAAGCGGTTAGCTCTTCGGTTGGGTGGCAGAGCATATTCGAATGGGCAACACCGTTGGTTCAGGCTAATATGTGGTTAGAGATTCTTGATCCGGTTATCACTTGCGGTTTACCGGAAGCGAGTGTGGTTCAGAAAGTTGTGGACTTGGTTTATACTTGTACTCAGAATGTGCCATCGATGCGTCCAAGGATGTCTCATGTTGTTCATCAGCTTCAGCAATTGGTCCAACCGTTAGATGTGAAATAA